The following DNA comes from Agromyces mangrovi.
CATTCGACCCTCGTGGATGCGACCTGGCCGAACGACGCCCGCGACCTGCGCGCGGTGCGCGACGACGTGGCGCAGCGACTGCTGCTCGCCGGCATCGCGGATGCCGAGGTCGACGCCGACCTGCTGATCGGCCACGTGCTCGGGCTCGGCCGCGGCGAGGTGCAGGCCCGCATGGTGCTCGGCGGTGGGCTGGGCGAGGCGGATGCCGCTGCGCTGGAGTCCCTCGTCGCCCGGCGCGCGGCGCGCGAGCCGCTGCAGCACCTGACCGGCCGGGCCGCGTTCCGGTCGCTCGAGCTCGAGGTGGGCCCCGGCGTGTTCGTGCCGCGGCCCGAGACCGAGCAGGTGGCCCAGCACGCGATCGACGCGCTGCGGGCGGTCGCCGACCCGGAGCCGCGCGCGGTCGACCTCGGCACGGGCACCGGCGCGATCGCGCTCGCGATGGCCACCGAGGTGCCGCACGCGCGGGTGTGGGCCGTCGAGAAGTCCCCGGCCGCCTTCCGCTGGGCGCGCGCGAACGTGCGCCGCATCGGCGCCGCGAACCTCGAGCTCGTCTTCGGCGACCTCGCCGACGCGCTCACCCAGCTCGACGGCACCGTCTCGGTCGTCATCTCGAACCCGCCGTACATCCCCGACGACGCGCTGCCGCGCGACCCCGAGGTGCGCCTGCACGACCCCGAGGCGGCGCTCTACGGCGGTGCCGACGGGCTCGACGTCGTGCGCGACGTCTCGCGCACGGGGCACCGACTGCTGCGCCCCGGCGGCCTGCTCGTGATCGAGCACGGCGAGCAGCAGTCCGCCGCGATCGGGGCCCTGCTCGCCGCCGACGGCTGGCGGGCGGTCGCGCACCACCGCGACCTCACCGGGCGCGACCGCGCCACGACCGCGCTGCGCTGACCGGGGGCATCCGCCCGCTCAGGCCGTCGCGAACGACTCGACCGCCTCGAGCAGGTGCTCGGTGTTGTAGCCGTGGCCGATGGGGAGGAACTCGAACGCCTCGAGCCCCGCGTCGACCGCGCCGCGCACGTTCGCGCCCGAGTCGTCCACGAAGAACGCGCGCTCGGGCGGCACGCCGAAGCGGTCGCAGGCGCGCGTGTAGATGCGCCGCTCGGGCTTGCGGGCGCCGAGGGCCGCCGAGACGAGGTCGTTGCCGCCGAGGATCTCGTGCACCTCGGGCGCGAGCACGGGCAGCGCGTCGCGGAAGATGATCGGGTTGTTCGACAGCAGCGACACGGTGCCGAGCTCCGCCGCGCGCCGCAGCACCGCGATCGACGCCGGGATGGGCGTCATCGCGGCCCGGCGGGCGTCCACCCACTGCTCGAGCGTGAGGCGGGTGCCGGTGACCTCGCCGAACGCCTCGAGGTACTCGTCGGTCGTCGCGTACTCGCCGGCCTCCGCGGCGGCCTCGTGGCCCTCGGACCACCACGACTTGGCGAGGTGGTACTCGCTCGTGCCGGTCAGGCGCGCGAGGGCGGGCAGGCGCTCGCGGAAGTCGTACGCGTAGAGCGTCTTGTCGAAGTCGAACAGGTAGAGCACCGTCGCCACGCGACCAGTATCCCAGCCCGGGGGCGAGCTGCGAAGGATCCCCGTCCGCTCCATTAGACTCGTGCGGTCATGACACGCATCCACGACACCTCGGTCGGCACCGGCCTGATGACCGGCATGCGGCTGGCCCGACAGGCCCTCGGCCGGGGGCAGCTCGTCGTGCTGCCGACCGACACCGTGTACGGCGTCGCCGCCGACGCGTTCGACGCGAACGCGGTGCAGCGGCTGCTCGACGCCAAGGGCCGCGACCGCACCGCCCCGCCGCCCGTGCTCATCCCCGGCATCCCCACGCTCGATGCGCTCGCCGCCGACGTGCCCGCCCCCGTGCGCGCGCTGGTGGAGGCGTTCTGGCCCGGCGGGCTGACGGTGATCCTCGAGGCGCAGCCGTCGCTCCGCTGGGACTTGGGGGAGACCCGCGGTACCGTCGCGCTCCGCATGCCCGACCACCCCATCGCGCTCGAGCTGCTCGCCGAGACCGGCCCGCTCGCGGTGTCGTCGGCGAACCTCTCGGGGCAGCCGGCCGCCACCACCGCGCAGGCGGCCGAGGAGATGCTGGGCGAGTCGGTCGAGGTGTACCTCGACGGCGGCACGTCGGGCGCCGGGTACGAGGCGGTGGGGGAGCGGCCGGGCGACCTGTCGTCGACCATCGTCGACGCGACCGGACTGTCGCGCACCGACGGCCGGCTCCGCATCGTGCGCGCCGGGGTCATCACGCGCGAGCAGATCGCGGAGGTCGTGAGCGAGGACCTGATGGAACCGGTCGCGGTCGTCACCGCCGACGCTGAGGCACCCGCCGCGGACGCTGCTGCGACGGCCGAGGCGGATGCCGCCCCGGAGGCCGACACCGCATGAGGGCGTTCCTCGGGCTCGCGCTCGTCACCGCCGTGGTGACGCTCGTCCTGTCGATCGTCATCTGGAAGCTCAGCCTGCGGTACCGGCTCTACCCGAAGATCCGCGAGCGCGACGTGCACACGCGCCCCACACCGCGGCTCGGCGGCATCGCCATGTTCCTCGGAATCGTGACGGCGTTCGGCGTGGCATCCCTCGTCTCGTCCTCGATCGCGCCGCTCGCCATCGTGTTCGCCGACCGCAGCCAGATCCTGGCGATCCTCGGCGCAGCGCTGCTGATCGTGCTGCTCGGCGTCGCCGACGACATCTGGGACCTCGACTGGCTGACCAAGCTCGCCGGCCAGTTCCTCGCGGCGGGGCTCGTCGCGTGGCAGGGCGTGTCGATCCTCTCGCTGCCGATCGGCGGCGTGACCGTGGGGTCGTCGTGGCTCTCGGCCGCCGTCACGGTCTTCGCGATCGTGCTCGTGATGAACGCGGTCAACTTCATCGACGGGCTCGACGGCCTGGTCGCGGGCGTGGCGCTCATCGCCAACGGCACCTTCTTCGTGTACACGTACCTGCTGGTGCAGCAGACCTCGCCGACCAACTACTTCAACCTCGCCTCGCTCATCGCCGTGCTCGTCGTCGGCGCCTGCGCCGGGTTCCTGCCGCTCAACTGGCACCCCGCCAAGCTCTTCATGGGCGACGCCGGGGCGCTGCTCATCGGCCTGCTGATGGCCACGTCGGCCATCGCCGTTACCGGTCAGATCAACCCCGGCTCGATCGGCGCCGGCGACCTCTTCCCGGCGTTCATCCCCGTGATCCTGCCGTTCGCGGTGCTCGTGATCCCGCTGCTCGACTTCACGCTCGCGGTGATCCGGCGCCTCCGCGCCGGCAAGTCGCCGTTCTCCGCCGACCGCGGGCACCTGCACCACCGGCTCCTCGACATGGGGCACACGCACCTGCACGCCGTCCTCATCCTGTACGCGTGGACCGGCGTCGCCTCGGTCGGATTCCTGCTGAGCTTCGTGCTGCCGGCGTACACCGAACTCGACCGCGCCTGGGCGTTCGTCTTCCTCGGCGTCGGCTTCGTGGCCTGCGCGGCGCTCACGCTGGCACCGCTCACGAGACGACGCCGCGGGGCGCTCCGCGACGACCTCGCGGGCGACGAGGAGCTCCCAGACGACGCCGAGGCGCGCGACGGTAGACTCTCGACGCACCCCACTGGAGACCGATGAACGACGCACGCCCGCCCGCAGACCGCCCCGCCGACCGCCGGCAGCCGACCTCGGGACCCGTGCTCCGGGAGGCATTGAAGTGGGGCGGCGTGTGCGCCCTCGTGATCGCGGTCGTGGGAGGCCTGCTCGGCTGGCTCTTCGCAGGCACGGTCGGGCTGACGAGCGCGCTGCTCGGCACCGTGATCGCGATCGGGTTCATGGGCATCACCGCGGCGAGCATCCTGCTGGCCAACCGGTTCGCCGCGAGCGACCTGTTCGTCGGCGCCTTCTTCGGCATCGTGCTCGGCGGCTGGCTGCTGAAGTTCGTGCTCTTCATCGTGCTCGTGGTGCTGCTCCGCGAGCAGCCGTGGCTCGACCCCACCGTGCTCTTCCTCGCGATCGTCGCGGGCGTCATCGCCTCGCTGGTCGTCGACGTGGTCGTCGTGCTGCGCTCGCGGGTGCCGTACGCGAGCGACGTCGAACTGCCGAAGGCGCCGACCGACGACTGAGGCGCCGCCCGCGGCGGATACGTGCCGCTGGAGGCATCCGATCGGACCGGAGCGTCTCGGATTCGCCCGGATCGCCGTTCTCTTGCTAGGATCATGACCGATCCCCCGGTTCTCGACGCGCCACAGGTGTGCCGAGATTCCGCTGAATGTTCGTCGACGCGAGAGCACCTGCTCGACGCCCCGAAACAGGAGATAGCGCTGCTAGTACACGCTGTGAACCTGCTGGTTCCGACCGCTGCCGAAGATGGCGAGTTCCACGGTCCGTCGATCGCAGAGTTCTTCCCGCCCGGGTTCCTCTTCGAGGGAACGCCATTCGAGATCAACCGCATCATGCTCGTCCGCTTCATCGCGGTCGCGGCACTGATCCTG
Coding sequences within:
- a CDS encoding MraY family glycosyltransferase, yielding MRAFLGLALVTAVVTLVLSIVIWKLSLRYRLYPKIRERDVHTRPTPRLGGIAMFLGIVTAFGVASLVSSSIAPLAIVFADRSQILAILGAALLIVLLGVADDIWDLDWLTKLAGQFLAAGLVAWQGVSILSLPIGGVTVGSSWLSAAVTVFAIVLVMNAVNFIDGLDGLVAGVALIANGTFFVYTYLLVQQTSPTNYFNLASLIAVLVVGACAGFLPLNWHPAKLFMGDAGALLIGLLMATSAIAVTGQINPGSIGAGDLFPAFIPVILPFAVLVIPLLDFTLAVIRRLRAGKSPFSADRGHLHHRLLDMGHTHLHAVLILYAWTGVASVGFLLSFVLPAYTELDRAWAFVFLGVGFVACAALTLAPLTRRRRGALRDDLAGDEELPDDAEARDGRLSTHPTGDR
- a CDS encoding L-threonylcarbamoyladenylate synthase, coding for MTRIHDTSVGTGLMTGMRLARQALGRGQLVVLPTDTVYGVAADAFDANAVQRLLDAKGRDRTAPPPVLIPGIPTLDALAADVPAPVRALVEAFWPGGLTVILEAQPSLRWDLGETRGTVALRMPDHPIALELLAETGPLAVSSANLSGQPAATTAQAAEEMLGESVEVYLDGGTSGAGYEAVGERPGDLSSTIVDATGLSRTDGRLRIVRAGVITREQIAEVVSEDLMEPVAVVTADAEAPAADAAATAEADAAPEADTA
- a CDS encoding HAD-IA family hydrolase encodes the protein MATVLYLFDFDKTLYAYDFRERLPALARLTGTSEYHLAKSWWSEGHEAAAEAGEYATTDEYLEAFGEVTGTRLTLEQWVDARRAAMTPIPASIAVLRRAAELGTVSLLSNNPIIFRDALPVLAPEVHEILGGNDLVSAALGARKPERRIYTRACDRFGVPPERAFFVDDSGANVRGAVDAGLEAFEFLPIGHGYNTEHLLEAVESFATA
- the prmC gene encoding peptide chain release factor N(5)-glutamine methyltransferase; protein product: MDATWPNDARDLRAVRDDVAQRLLLAGIADAEVDADLLIGHVLGLGRGEVQARMVLGGGLGEADAAALESLVARRAAREPLQHLTGRAAFRSLELEVGPGVFVPRPETEQVAQHAIDALRAVADPEPRAVDLGTGTGAIALAMATEVPHARVWAVEKSPAAFRWARANVRRIGAANLELVFGDLADALTQLDGTVSVVISNPPYIPDDALPRDPEVRLHDPEAALYGGADGLDVVRDVSRTGHRLLRPGGLLVIEHGEQQSAAIGALLAADGWRAVAHHRDLTGRDRATTALR